The candidate division KSB1 bacterium genome window below encodes:
- a CDS encoding M56 family metallopeptidase yields the protein MPVNLARIEGFARAWYDHITMISIQWGFFLAFVFVIALVFKKQQARFLYFIWLVGLMKVLVPPKIALPNFISKTSLIVPQWIPTLMLPEVEIASNQPAGLSFQGYLLIIWGSVVVGLLGYWLYQLVRFRTKVIGRGIELTDYHRLCFDIFGAKRVRLLVVPGISAPFTWGIMRPKIYLPEATLSWPDRELKALLLHEYAHINRKDLWIIPIQNILQILFFFHPLVWIANQQLSRYREQACDDFVIHYLQGRRVEYSKLLLRSIHQTASWSHAPALTSYFHQSKKLILQRFNYILNRKETVMIRLNLLQKLAIIAMIVLGVALSCQRQTETPQRESERREAAAQKTIPQQPQQRVKPGDTSSFFVAYDQPPVPIGGFRAIQEHLIYPEKAREAGIEGTAIIYVHVNVDGQIDSAKVFQSLDKIFGCDEAAMAALKAVKWLPAKQKGQPVAVWVSVPVGFKLHQKPTEKLEQIEVFDREGPPPPPPQPPTGAEMKLLSFDEPPIPEEGFEAIQKNLVYPESARVAKIEGMVIVNVHINDQGEVRETKVFSSTVDDACNNAAMEAIRSVKWKPAKLKGKPVDTWIHVPVRFKLK from the coding sequence ATGCCGGTTAATCTCGCGAGAATCGAAGGATTTGCCAGAGCCTGGTATGATCACATCACCATGATCTCGATCCAATGGGGCTTTTTTCTTGCTTTTGTCTTCGTTATCGCTCTGGTGTTCAAAAAGCAACAGGCTCGATTCCTCTACTTTATTTGGTTGGTGGGTTTGATGAAGGTCCTAGTACCCCCAAAAATTGCCCTACCAAATTTTATCTCGAAAACTTCGCTGATAGTTCCACAATGGATTCCCACGCTGATGCTTCCAGAAGTTGAGATTGCATCGAATCAGCCTGCTGGATTGAGCTTCCAGGGATATCTTTTGATCATCTGGGGAAGCGTTGTTGTTGGTCTGTTGGGCTATTGGCTTTATCAGCTCGTTCGATTTCGAACCAAGGTCATCGGCAGAGGTATCGAGCTGACCGATTACCATCGACTTTGCTTCGATATATTTGGGGCAAAGCGAGTACGGCTGTTGGTTGTGCCAGGCATTTCGGCACCTTTTACCTGGGGAATCATGCGACCAAAAATCTACCTGCCAGAAGCAACTCTCTCCTGGCCAGATAGAGAGCTGAAGGCACTATTGCTACATGAATACGCCCATATCAACCGCAAGGACCTTTGGATCATCCCGATCCAAAATATACTTCAGATTTTATTCTTTTTTCATCCACTGGTCTGGATCGCAAATCAGCAATTGTCCCGGTATCGCGAGCAGGCCTGCGATGATTTTGTCATCCATTATCTGCAGGGGAGACGGGTGGAATACAGCAAATTGCTTTTGAGGTCAATTCATCAGACCGCAAGTTGGAGTCATGCACCAGCTCTCACCAGCTATTTTCATCAATCGAAAAAACTCATTCTTCAGCGGTTCAATTACATTCTAAATCGAAAGGAGACCGTTATGATCCGTTTAAATTTGCTCCAGAAGTTGGCGATCATTGCAATGATCGTCTTGGGAGTTGCCTTGTCCTGCCAGCGACAGACCGAAACGCCGCAGCGCGAGAGCGAAAGGCGAGAGGCTGCAGCCCAGAAAACGATCCCACAACAACCCCAGCAGAGGGTCAAACCTGGAGATACTAGTAGCTTTTTTGTTGCTTATGATCAGCCACCGGTGCCTATTGGCGGATTTAGAGCAATTCAAGAGCATTTGATCTATCCAGAGAAAGCCAGGGAGGCTGGCATTGAGGGAACGGCTATCATTTATGTTCACGTCAACGTCGATGGTCAGATTGACTCGGCGAAGGTGTTTCAGTCATTGGACAAGATTTTTGGTTGTGATGAGGCGGCGATGGCTGCGCTAAAAGCAGTGAAATGGTTACCAGCCAAACAAAAAGGTCAACCTGTGGCTGTTTGGGTTTCGGTTCCAGTGGGATTCAAATTGCATCAGAAGCCGACAGAAAAATTGGAACAAATAGAGGTCTTTGATCGAGAAGGTCCGCCACCACCTCCTCCTCAGCCACCAACGGGTGCGGAAATGAAATTACTCTCGTTTGATGAACCGCCTATTCCAGAGGAAGGATTTGAAGCTATCCAGAAAAACCTAGTTTATCCTGAAAGCGCGCGGGTGGCAAAAATCGAGGGCATGGTGATTGTTAATGTTCATATCAACGACCAAGGCGAAGTCCGAGAGACAAAGGTTTTCTCTTCTACTGTCGATGATGCCTGCAATAACGCTGCAATGGAGGCCATTCGCTCGGTCAAATGGAAACCTGCAAAGCTAAAAGGAAAGCCAGTCGATACATGGATCCATGTACCCGTAAGGTTTAAATTGAAATGA
- a CDS encoding BlaI/MecI/CopY family transcriptional regulator, translated as MKNQMNLSELEWQIMQVLWQKGVMSVREVWETLFPEAEKAYTTVQTYMDRMVEKGLLRKQKLGLVNYYHAAVDKNFLRQNATEYLVSQAFEGSFFRLAAFLLESTKLSQEELDQIKQLIRAREED; from the coding sequence ATGAAAAATCAGATGAATCTATCTGAGTTAGAATGGCAAATCATGCAGGTGCTCTGGCAAAAAGGGGTCATGTCTGTCAGAGAAGTATGGGAAACCTTATTTCCAGAAGCTGAAAAGGCCTACACAACCGTTCAGACCTATATGGATCGGATGGTGGAAAAAGGTTTACTCCGAAAGCAGAAGCTCGGCTTAGTCAATTATTATCATGCGGCGGTCGATAAAAATTTTCTGCGGCAGAATGCCACTGAATATTTGGTCTCGCAGGCGTTCGAAGGTTCGTTCTTTCGACTCGCTGCTTTTCTATTAGAATCGACTAAATTATCCCAGGAAGAACTGGATCAAATCAAACAACTTATCCGAGCCAGAGAGGAGGATTAG
- a CDS encoding glycosyl hydrolase-related protein has translation MSQPNLPNVLFFKTETNGHPLGYSYVTIANDPITIQPGDFLEYDIYIDLSSPLSQAGVDVHFLSGRAMRDSMVFDQHDMWSHPMTNLYDAVDTWYHRKMALTNLVGETVESVQVAVVSPVAGTYIACFKNICITRNGEVIHSFYREGDPKIITVKMSLAFFNEVVKAIYWDDFRRVKLQHIEPTRISPEIQIAEKLLNLQVEKTEGWRQLIEQAKKALNVTKYIENDDEGFNKSLTEVGKILAPILKQVKNFTIHFIGHAHIDMNWLWVWNETVAICQRDFETMTKLMEKYRFFTFSQSQVSIYKAVMKTRPDLFERIRNFVHKGQWEITAAMWVEGDENMAGGESLVRQFLLANRFLKKHFGVEPKVCWQPDLFGHVWTMPQILKKCGVKYYYFMRCGKDNPHVFWWEGPDGSRVLAATTPNYNGSIGYDTPNYGFELFRKQGIRDYVHVYGVGDHGGGPTARDIERGLAIGANPHLPSIKFNTVENYFDTVAAKYPNLPVVKDELQFIFEGCYTTHADIKLRNRRCENLFPLLEFYASMALPFELPYPKFILDEGWERACFNQFHDILPGSAIHATYQEAIPITDGFLRAGQQALQLSLATIANQIDTEKSESSPIVVFNPSNWERTDVVSVMLPILSNEWPEILNRDGQIVPSQVIERQCDGATVIFIADTVPSMGYKTYGWRRIDHEPSYKTDLIIHNNVLIENQHYRIALDEQSGQLSSVILKIDGKEFIRPGSRANRFQLLQEQPHDMSAWVIGPIAETIELTRPDRIEILERGPIRYLIQIVHRFRQSTFIQRVAIYSKLARIEFPSTVDWQEVGSRQTGNLFLKATFPLNLTSNSRAHFELPFGTIERPTNGHEYPTQKWLDLSDAEHGVSLLNDCKYGCDVNQTEIRLSLLRCSYEPDPIPDKGVHHFKYALLPHTGEWRSANSLRAGYELNQPLLAAMTDRHPGTLPLEHSFIQCSAENIIITALKQSEDDDSLILRCYETHGKATKAKFKFAFSISQANETDLLERDLATSQIELSENGFEIEIAPYQIRTFRLIREKIQWPRRHNFVPV, from the coding sequence GTGAGCCAGCCGAATCTACCTAATGTGCTTTTCTTTAAAACCGAGACCAATGGTCATCCCCTAGGTTATAGCTACGTTACCATTGCCAATGATCCCATTACAATTCAACCCGGAGATTTTCTCGAGTACGATATTTACATCGATCTCAGCTCGCCGCTCAGCCAGGCGGGAGTGGATGTGCATTTCCTCTCTGGTCGAGCGATGCGGGATTCTATGGTATTCGACCAGCATGATATGTGGTCTCATCCGATGACCAACCTTTACGATGCAGTGGATACCTGGTATCACCGCAAAATGGCGTTGACCAATCTGGTGGGCGAAACTGTGGAAAGCGTCCAGGTCGCGGTTGTCTCGCCAGTAGCTGGAACTTACATTGCTTGTTTCAAAAATATTTGCATCACACGTAACGGCGAAGTTATCCACTCTTTTTATCGAGAGGGTGACCCAAAAATAATAACGGTAAAAATGAGCTTGGCATTTTTTAATGAGGTGGTCAAAGCCATTTATTGGGATGATTTCAGAAGGGTGAAACTCCAGCATATCGAGCCAACTCGGATCTCCCCAGAGATACAAATAGCAGAGAAGTTGCTAAATTTGCAGGTTGAGAAAACTGAAGGCTGGCGCCAGCTCATTGAACAAGCAAAGAAGGCACTGAACGTCACAAAGTATATCGAAAATGATGATGAAGGCTTCAATAAATCTTTGACTGAGGTGGGCAAGATTCTGGCCCCGATCCTCAAGCAGGTGAAAAACTTCACGATTCACTTCATCGGCCATGCGCATATCGATATGAACTGGCTCTGGGTTTGGAACGAAACTGTGGCGATTTGTCAGCGCGATTTCGAGACGATGACCAAGCTGATGGAGAAATATCGGTTTTTCACCTTTTCGCAGAGCCAAGTATCCATCTATAAAGCGGTCATGAAGACGCGCCCCGATTTATTCGAACGGATTCGGAACTTTGTGCACAAGGGTCAATGGGAGATCACCGCGGCCATGTGGGTTGAGGGAGATGAAAATATGGCTGGAGGGGAATCGCTGGTCAGGCAATTCCTTTTGGCCAATCGGTTCTTAAAGAAACACTTCGGTGTAGAGCCGAAGGTCTGTTGGCAACCCGACCTGTTTGGGCACGTGTGGACCATGCCCCAGATTCTCAAGAAATGTGGTGTGAAATATTATTACTTCATGCGTTGCGGCAAAGATAATCCCCATGTATTTTGGTGGGAAGGGCCGGATGGCTCGCGGGTGCTGGCAGCTACCACACCCAATTACAACGGTTCGATTGGGTATGACACTCCGAATTATGGTTTTGAACTGTTTCGAAAGCAGGGGATCCGGGATTATGTGCACGTCTACGGCGTTGGCGATCATGGAGGCGGTCCAACGGCCCGCGACATCGAGCGAGGGCTAGCTATCGGGGCCAATCCACATCTTCCATCAATCAAATTCAATACCGTTGAAAACTATTTTGACACGGTGGCTGCCAAATATCCCAATCTCCCAGTGGTCAAAGATGAGTTGCAATTCATCTTTGAGGGCTGTTATACAACCCATGCCGATATCAAACTGCGCAATCGCCGGTGTGAAAATCTGTTCCCGTTGTTAGAATTCTATGCTAGCATGGCGTTGCCTTTTGAACTACCTTATCCCAAATTCATTCTCGATGAGGGCTGGGAGCGCGCTTGCTTCAATCAATTTCATGATATTCTGCCTGGGTCAGCGATTCATGCTACTTATCAGGAAGCAATCCCGATCACCGATGGGTTTCTTCGGGCGGGCCAGCAGGCGTTACAATTGAGCCTCGCAACGATCGCCAATCAGATCGATACAGAAAAGAGCGAATCATCCCCCATAGTCGTTTTTAATCCAAGCAATTGGGAACGGACGGATGTAGTGAGTGTCATGCTCCCGATTTTATCCAATGAATGGCCAGAAATCTTGAATCGAGATGGTCAGATTGTTCCGAGCCAAGTAATTGAGCGTCAGTGTGATGGCGCAACAGTGATTTTTATTGCCGATACGGTTCCTTCCATGGGATATAAGACCTACGGATGGCGCAGAATAGACCATGAACCGAGCTATAAAACGGATCTAATCATCCATAATAACGTTCTCATCGAAAATCAGCATTATCGCATTGCGCTGGATGAGCAGTCTGGCCAGCTTTCGAGCGTTATTTTAAAAATCGATGGGAAGGAGTTTATTCGCCCAGGAAGCAGAGCCAATCGGTTTCAATTATTGCAGGAACAACCGCATGACATGTCCGCCTGGGTGATTGGGCCGATCGCTGAGACGATCGAGTTGACTCGGCCAGACAGGATCGAAATTCTGGAGCGGGGGCCGATTCGGTATCTGATTCAGATTGTGCACCGATTTCGACAGTCAACTTTTATCCAGCGTGTGGCGATTTACAGCAAATTGGCGCGGATCGAATTTCCCAGCACTGTAGATTGGCAGGAGGTCGGTAGTAGACAAACGGGGAACTTATTTTTGAAAGCCACATTTCCACTGAATCTGACGTCCAATAGCCGCGCCCACTTTGAACTGCCATTTGGGACCATTGAACGGCCAACCAATGGTCATGAATATCCTACACAAAAATGGCTGGATCTGAGCGATGCCGAACACGGGGTGAGCTTACTGAACGATTGCAAATACGGCTGCGATGTCAATCAGACCGAGATACGGCTATCGCTGCTGCGCTGCTCTTACGAGCCAGACCCAATCCCAGATAAAGGCGTCCATCATTTCAAATACGCATTGCTGCCTCACACAGGCGAATGGCGCTCAGCCAATTCGCTGCGTGCTGGTTATGAATTGAATCAGCCATTGCTTGCGGCAATGACAGATCGGCACCCAGGCACATTGCCGCTGGAGCATTCGTTTATCCAATGTTCGGCAGAGAACATTATCATTACGGCGCTTAAACAATCTGAGGATGACGATTCCCTGATCCTGCGCTGCTACGAGACGCATGGCAAAGCAACGAAGGCGAAATTTAAGTTCGCTTTTAGTATCAGCCAAGCGAATGAAACGGATCTGCTGGAGCGAGATTTAGCAACATCTCAAATTGAGCTTTCCGAGAATGGCTTTGAAATCGAAATTGCTCCGTACCAGATCCGGACGTTCCGATTGATTCGAGAGAAGATCCAATGGCCCCGTCGACATAACTTTGTGCCGGTGTAA
- a CDS encoding glycosyl hydrolase-related protein: protein MKKMFLAVAIGIIWAVQLLAQTSSSKYIDMLCAELERYMAIRFDEWKYTTQMAIDAWRPNYDDVGWKTIRIDESIYPDSAWLRKTIFVPERILGMPVLGGTIRLVVSVDDAGICWINGEKKGLFKWTGEYLLTRDAKPGQAFSVAIKAINTGGPMRLLEARLVWDRAKPLADKVQDYILSLRVGQKLLSGDTYLKTGRVQLDRGIDLSTVPTKQRTQLRKQLEEAARLVEVTALKNGYPQIFEASLEKSRQALRPIGKFAKEFTLIFDSNAHIDCAWLWRYLETINVAKNTFSSVLDMMEARPDFTYTQSQAHLYWWMETLHPNVFQRIQQRVADGRWEIVGGMWVEPDCNLISGESWARQLLYGKRYFREKFGVDVKIGWNPDSFGYNWNMPQFYRDAGITAFITQKIGWNDTNMFPYRLFWWQAPDGTKILTYFPNDYVNEIKNPFALVDWLRQFEANTGLKNMLVLYGVGDHGGGPDLEMINRIEALKKLDIYPTVRYGTASEYLDWIRSQDLSNLPVWTDELYLEYHRGTYTTQSNTKRHHRESEQLFGNAEQIAAIAGLYGHPYHRTDMLAGWRGVLFNQFHDILPGSSIYAVYKDADELYQQSQQIAKHELETSLKFLATLINTKTKKNVTPVLIYNPLAWTRTDIVELLLPEDDHQIYSLFNSQGKAIPSQIVSAGRYRNKILFIAEDIPAMGYAVYELRSQPPNQWQHLSATDLSAENEFYRLSIDSTTGWLSSIYDKRLERELLSGPGNELQLIKDTPSAWDAWNLGLGERYPSNFRGARLIEEGPVRSVIRVQHDFLKPGVEKSYPTPNNPNSYFTQDIILYRGIDRIDFVTEADWWEEHVMLKVAFAVAASDSLASYEIPFGTIRRPTTMRNDWEKARFEVNQHHWFDLTDATQQFGVSLLNRAKYGGDIHGQVMRLSLLRSPKWPDPMADMGKHRIEYSLYPHSGDWKTGNSIRRGYEYNYPLLARIISSQKGKLPKVHSFISVAPENVLLATIKIAEPEKSFDFDAQADPHIWIVRLYETHGEAAETVVRFPRPVKRACKSNFLEEEGEPLTFEANQVKFNLNAHQIITIKVWLE, encoded by the coding sequence ATGAAAAAAATGTTTTTGGCAGTTGCGATCGGGATCATTTGGGCGGTTCAATTGTTAGCCCAAACCTCAAGCTCGAAATACATTGATATGCTATGCGCCGAGTTAGAGCGCTACATGGCGATTCGGTTTGATGAATGGAAGTACACCACTCAGATGGCGATTGATGCATGGCGTCCCAATTACGATGACGTGGGTTGGAAAACGATCAGGATCGATGAGAGCATCTACCCTGACTCCGCGTGGTTAAGAAAAACGATCTTTGTCCCTGAGCGAATTCTTGGAATGCCAGTTTTGGGAGGGACGATCCGCCTGGTTGTCTCAGTAGACGATGCAGGGATTTGTTGGATCAATGGCGAAAAGAAGGGGCTATTCAAATGGACTGGAGAATATTTGCTGACACGAGATGCGAAGCCAGGGCAGGCTTTTTCTGTCGCGATCAAAGCAATCAACACGGGTGGCCCGATGCGGCTATTGGAGGCAAGATTGGTATGGGATCGGGCGAAACCGCTGGCGGACAAAGTCCAAGATTATATTTTAAGCCTGCGTGTGGGACAAAAATTATTGAGCGGTGATACCTACTTGAAAACCGGGCGTGTGCAATTGGATCGCGGTATTGATCTCAGCACCGTTCCGACCAAGCAGCGAACCCAGCTTCGCAAACAATTGGAGGAGGCTGCCAGACTCGTCGAAGTCACTGCCTTAAAAAATGGCTATCCCCAAATTTTTGAGGCGTCATTAGAAAAATCCCGGCAAGCCCTTAGACCGATCGGCAAATTTGCCAAGGAATTTACTCTAATATTTGATTCCAACGCCCACATCGATTGTGCCTGGCTGTGGCGATATTTGGAGACCATCAATGTCGCTAAAAATACATTCAGCTCAGTATTAGACATGATGGAAGCACGACCCGATTTCACCTATACCCAAAGTCAGGCCCATCTCTATTGGTGGATGGAAACATTGCATCCAAACGTCTTTCAGCGGATCCAACAGCGCGTCGCCGATGGTCGTTGGGAAATTGTTGGCGGGATGTGGGTAGAACCCGATTGCAACCTCATCTCTGGCGAATCATGGGCCAGGCAATTGCTTTATGGAAAGCGCTATTTCAGAGAGAAATTTGGGGTTGATGTGAAGATCGGATGGAACCCAGATTCATTTGGCTATAATTGGAATATGCCGCAGTTTTACCGTGATGCTGGCATCACTGCTTTCATCACTCAAAAGATCGGCTGGAACGACACCAATATGTTCCCATATCGCTTATTCTGGTGGCAAGCCCCCGATGGAACGAAAATCTTAACCTATTTCCCAAATGATTATGTCAATGAGATCAAGAATCCGTTCGCCTTGGTCGATTGGCTTCGCCAATTTGAGGCCAATACCGGCTTGAAAAACATGCTGGTACTCTACGGTGTGGGGGATCATGGTGGCGGCCCAGATCTAGAAATGATCAATCGGATTGAGGCCTTGAAGAAATTGGACATTTATCCCACCGTTCGTTACGGCACTGCTAGTGAATATCTGGATTGGATTCGTAGCCAAGACCTCAGCAATCTGCCAGTATGGACCGACGAGCTTTATTTGGAATATCATCGTGGCACTTATACCACACAATCGAACACCAAGCGACATCATCGCGAAAGCGAACAGTTGTTCGGTAATGCCGAACAAATCGCGGCGATCGCCGGTCTGTATGGGCACCCTTATCATCGCACCGATATGCTTGCTGGCTGGCGAGGCGTGCTGTTCAACCAATTTCATGATATCCTACCAGGATCGAGCATTTATGCGGTCTATAAGGATGCGGACGAACTCTATCAGCAGAGCCAGCAAATAGCCAAGCACGAATTAGAAACATCGCTAAAGTTTCTTGCAACGCTGATTAATACGAAAACAAAAAAGAACGTCACTCCAGTACTTATCTATAATCCCTTGGCTTGGACGCGCACCGATATTGTGGAGCTTCTCCTGCCCGAAGATGATCATCAAATTTATTCTCTATTCAACAGCCAGGGCAAAGCGATTCCTTCGCAGATCGTCTCAGCTGGAAGATACCGAAATAAGATTCTGTTCATTGCCGAAGATATTCCAGCCATGGGATATGCAGTTTACGAATTGCGCTCGCAACCGCCGAATCAATGGCAACACCTCAGCGCCACAGATCTTTCTGCTGAAAATGAGTTCTATCGGTTATCCATTGATTCTACCACAGGCTGGTTAAGCAGCATCTATGATAAACGATTGGAACGAGAACTCTTGTCCGGGCCTGGCAATGAACTTCAATTAATCAAAGATACCCCCAGTGCCTGGGATGCATGGAATCTGGGATTGGGAGAACGTTACCCCAGCAATTTTCGCGGTGCGAGGTTAATCGAGGAGGGCCCAGTGCGATCAGTGATTCGCGTTCAACATGATTTTTTAAAACCTGGTGTAGAAAAAAGCTATCCGACTCCCAATAATCCCAATAGCTATTTCACCCAGGACATCATTTTATACCGCGGCATCGATCGCATCGATTTTGTGACCGAAGCAGATTGGTGGGAAGAGCATGTGATGTTGAAAGTGGCGTTTGCCGTTGCCGCATCGGACAGCCTCGCAAGTTACGAAATCCCTTTCGGCACCATTCGTCGACCAACGACCATGCGAAACGACTGGGAAAAGGCACGGTTTGAGGTGAACCAGCACCATTGGTTCGATCTGACCGATGCCACGCAACAATTTGGTGTCAGCTTGTTGAATCGCGCTAAATATGGCGGCGATATTCATGGTCAGGTGATGCGGCTCAGCTTGCTCCGCTCTCCCAAATGGCCAGACCCCATGGCTGATATGGGCAAACACCGCATCGAATATTCTCTTTATCCTCATAGTGGCGATTGGAAAACTGGAAACAGTATCCGCAGAGGCTATGAATATAATTATCCGCTGCTGGCGCGAATTATCAGTTCACAAAAGGGTAAGCTGCCCAAGGTCCATTCGTTCATTTCTGTTGCGCCAGAAAACGTGCTCCTTGCTACCATCAAAATCGCCGAGCCGGAAAAAAGTTTCGATTTCGATGCCCAGGCAGACCCCCATATTTGGATCGTTCGACTCTATGAAACTCACGGAGAAGCTGCTGAAACCGTGGTTCGATTCCCACGCCCAGTGAAACGAGCTTGTAAGTCGAACTTTTTAGAAGAAGAAGGCGAGCCTCTCACATTCGAGGCCAATCAAGTGAAATTCAACTTGAACGCGCATCAAATTATTACGATCAAAGTTTGGTTGGAATAA